TGAGCACCGTCCTCGGCCCCGAAGCCGTCGCCGTGACGGCGATCGTGACCGGTGCCGCCGGCGTGGTGCTCGCGGCGATGGTCGCGTGGCACGGCCCCGGCACGCGTCGGGTCGCTCCGCTCGGCGTCATCGCGGCCGCCCTCTCGTGCGTCTCCGGCACGGCGCACGGCAGCATGGCGATCATCGCCTACGCGGGCTACCTGTTCGGCTTCCTCGCCGTCGTCGCGGGCATCGTCACGATCGGCGTGACCCTCGTTCGCGCGCCTCGACTCGGCCTGGCGCTGCTCGCGGGCTTCGGCGTGCTGCTCGCGGCATCCGTCTGGCTCGGAGGCCTGACCCTAGGGGGCGTCGCCGAGTTCGCGACCGCGTTCGGCGGCGCGCTGGCCGCCGACCTGCCGAACCTCGTCGTCATCGTCGTCGCCGTCGCCGCGACCCTCGCCTGGACGGCGCTCGCCATCATCGTCTTCCGGGCGAGCCGCAGCGGACACTCGTTCGGGGCGTGGCTCATGCGCCACCGCCGCGCACTCACGATCCTCGCGGCGCTCGGCCCCGTGCCGTACGCCGTCGCCCGGCTGAGCTGGCTCACGCCGTGGCCGCTGTTCGGCCCGGCCGCGGACGAACTCTCACCCGCCATGCTCGCCACGGGCCTCATGCTCGGCGCCGGCGCGATCGCCGCGAGCATCCTCACCCTCGGCTTGATCCTGCCGTGGGGCGTCGAGTTCCCGCAGTGGATGCCGCGCATCGGCGGCCGCCCCGTTCCCGTCTCGGCCGCGACCGTTCCGGGCTTCATCGCGGCAGGGGCGCTCTGCATCTCGGCCGCGCCGATGTTCGTGACCCTCGTCGGCAGCACCGACGCGCCGGTCGACGCGCTGGCGATGAACCTCGTGCTGCCGTTCTGGTTCTGGGGCCCGATGCTGGCGCTCGCGGTGTGGGCGTACGCCGCCTGGCGCGGACGCGATGGGTCGGCCGCTGCGGGGCCTGCCGGCGAGTAGCGCGGCGGCGTGATGGTCGGGCGACCACGGCACCGCCCGACGGGCGTTCGAGCTACTCGGTCTGGCCGGCGAGCTCGAACCCGCCCGTCACAGCGGCCCCTCCCCAGGTGTCCCTCGAGCGCACCACCTCGTGCGTTCGGGGTTCACGCTAGACCTCGCATGCCCTTCCCACTAGGGGCGCAGTGATTTTGGCGCGGGATCGTCCGCGGACACCGAGATCCGGCGTACACCCCCGGGCTGCCGCAACGGATGCCCCGTCGCCGCCTCAGCCGACGAGCGCGCGGAACCCCGACATGAGCGCGACCCGCTCGGCCGAAGTGCGCGCGAGCGGCGTGACGGTGAGGCTCGTGACGCCGGCTTCGGCGAATGCCGCGACGCGCTCTGCGACGTGGGATGCCGGGCCGATGAGCGAGACCGCGCGCACGAGCTCGTCGGGCACGGCCGCGATCGCCTCGTCTTTGCGACCGTCGAGGTAGAGGTCTTGGATCCGAGCCGCTTCGGCCTCGAAGCCGAAGCTCGCGATGAGGTCGTTGTAGAAGTTCTTGCCCCGTGCGCCCATACCCCCGACGTAGAGCGCGAGCTGCGGCTTCACGAGCGGCAACACGGCCTCGGGATGGTCGGTGATGGCCAGTGCCGGGCTCGCGACGATGTCGAGCGGGTCGAGCTCAGCCGAACGGCGGGCGCGGCCCGCGGCGAGCGCATCGCCCCACACCTGTGCTGCCCGCTCGGGGTGGAAGAACATCGGCAGCCAGCCGTCGGCGATCTCAGCGGTCTGCTCGACCGACTTCGGGCCGAGCGAGGCGACCGTGATCGGGATGCGCTCCCGCACGGGATGGTTGATGAGCTTCAGCGGCTTGCCGAGCCCGGTGCCCTCCCCAGCGGGGAGCGGAATCTGGTACCGCGTTCCCTCGTGCACCACGGGCTCGCGACGCCACACCATGCGGCAGATCTCGATGATCTCGCGCGTGCGGCCGAGCGGCGCGTCGTACCGGACGCCGTGGAAGCCCTCGATCACCTGCGGTCCCGACGCGCCGATGCCGAGCTCGAAGCGCCCGTTCGACACGTAGTCGAGACCGGCGGCCGTCATCGCCGTCAGGGTGGGTGTGCGGGTGTAGATCTGGAAGATGCCCGACGCGAGCGTGATCGTCGAGGTGCGCGCCGCGAGGAATCCGAGCTGGCTCACCGCGTCGAACGAATACGCCTCGGGCACGGCGATCAGGTCGAGGCCGGCCCGCTCGAGCTCGGCCACCTCGTCGGCGACCTCGCGGAACCCGCCCGCGTAATTCAGGAACATGCCGACGCGCATCCACGGCTCCTCACGTTGATTGGCCCGGGCAGGTGCCGACGGACACGTCAGACCCTAATCCAGGCGGCGCCCTGCGCCATCGCGTTTGTGACCTCTCCACTATGCGCGGATGACGACCACGGCATCCATCGTGGGATGCGGACGACGGCGCCGGTCGCGAGCGCGCCTTCAGCAGTCTCGAAGACGGATGCCGCAGGCTGGTGTTCCGCGCGGGCGCGCGGCGCGACGAACGGAGACGTGATGGGCTGGAGCGTGGTGCTCGACGTGGTGCTCGTGCTGGTGTTCATCGGCGCGCTCGTGAACGGATACCGGTCCGGCATCCTCGGCACCGCCGCCGGGCTCGTCGGTCTCATCGCGGGTGGCATCGCCGCGTACTTCGTCATGCCGTGGATCACCGGCATCGTCCCGGTGCCCGAGTGGCGGGCGCCCGCGGCGATCATCGCGGCGCTCGTGCTGCTCTCGCTCGGGTCGTGGCTCGGCGCCGTGGTGGGCAGCGCCCTGCGGCACGGCGCGCGAGCGGTGAAGCTCGGAGTCCTCGACCGCGTGCTCGGCGCGATCGGCAACCTGCTCGTCACGGCCTTCGTCGTGGCGCTCGTCGGCTCGGGCGTCTCGGCGATGGGCGTTCCCGTGCTCTCGCCCGCGGTTGCGAGCTCGCGAGTCCTCCAGGTGCTCGACGACGTGACGCCGGCCCCTGCACGCACGCTCCTCGCCGAGCTCCGCACGGCCGCGCTCGGCGGCGCCATCCCGTGGCTCGTCGACGTGCTCGAGGCGCCCCGGGAGAGCCCCGAGTTGCCGACCGGCGTCATCGACGACGCGGAACTCGCCCGCGCGGCGGCATCCGTCGTTCGCATCACGGGCCCGGCCTTCGAGTGCGGGAGCAGCCTGTCGGGCAGCGGATTCGTCGTCGCCGAGAACCGGATCGTCACGAACGCCCACGTCGTGGCCGGCGTCACCGAGCCGATCGTCGAAGCACCCGGGCAACCGGCCGTCGAGGGGCGGGTCGTGGCATTCGACCCCGAGAACGACCTCGCGCTCATCGCGGTGGAAGGCCTCGCCACCCCGCCGCTCGCGATCGCCCAGCCCGCGGCCGGCGCTGACGTCGCCGTCGCGGGCTATCCCTTCGGCGGGCCGTTCGAGCTGCGACCCGCGCGCGTGATGTCGAGCGGGCCGGTCACCATCAACGAGGGCGGCAGCACCTCGACCCGCGACATCATGACGCTCGCCGCCGATGTCGACCACGGCAACTCGGGCGGTCCGGTGCTCACGCTCGACGGCGCCGTGGGCGGCGTCGTCTTCGCGAAGGCCGACTCAGTCGACAACGTCGGCTTCGCCATTCCGGTCACCACGCTCGCGCCGCTCGCGGCCGAGGCGCCATCGCTCAGCGCGCCGGTCGCATCAGGGTCGTGCGTGCCCGGTTAGCGACCGGCGGTCGCAGCACGACGACGCGTCGCGCGGCATCCGGCCCGGCTATTCGGCACTGAAGCCCTCGAAGCGGATGCCCCAGCTCAACTGCCATTCCTCGCCCGGGTCGAGCCAGCGCAGTCCACGGCCCGAGTTGAACGCCTCAGCGGGCGCCGTCATCGGCTCGACGGCGATCGCGATGTCGCCCTCTTCTCCCGGGAACTGCCGTGTCGTGAACACCTGCACGTAGTCGAACTCGTCGTCGGCCCAGATCGAGACGCTGCGACCGTCGGGCGCGGTGAGCGTGTGCAGCACCTGGCCGTCTTCGCTCGCGAGCTCGCCGAACGCGTCGTCGAGCGAGAGCTCGCCGACCGGGCGACCCTCGCGGAAATCCCACTCGGTGCCGTCGACCGGCACCTCGCCGGTGGGCAGCAGGCGCTCGTCGACCTCGATGTGGCTCGCGGCGTCGAGCCGCAGCGTGAGGTCGCGCGTCGGCACATCGCCGATCTTCACGTAGGGGTGGGTGCCGATCGCGACGGGCGCGGGCTCGGCGCCGAGGTTCTCGACGAAGTGCGTGACCCGCAGTCCGTCGGCCACGAGCTCGTAATGCACGGCCGTTCCGAGGAGGAACGGGTACCCGAGCTGCGGGTAGATCGTCGCCGAGAGGGTCACCGAGTCGCGTTCGCGGGCGATCGGCTTGTACTCGGTGTACCGCAGCAGGCCGTGGATGGCGTTGTTGCGCGCGGGCTCGGTGATCGCGAGCTGGTGCTCTTCGCCCTCGTGACTCCAGCGGCCGTCGCGGATGCGGTTCGGCCACGGTACGAGCACGATGCCGGCGCCCATGGGCGGGGACTGGTCTTCGGCGAACTCGGGCACGAGATCGATGCCGTTGATGCTGAGCGAGCGGATGCCGGCGGCGACGGCGGTGATGGTCGCACGCACCTCCCCGCTCGAGGTCGAGGTCTCGAGGGCGAACTGCTCGCCCGTGGGAAGGGTCATGGATCCACTCTAGGGTCTCGGGCGAGCACCGAGAGTCCGGCATCCTCGAGCTCGGCGACGAGTGCCACGGGTGCCCAGGCATCCGTCACGAGCGCGTCGAAGGCATCGATCGGCGCGACTCGGCCGAGATGCACCTCGCCGAGCTTCGAGCCGTCGGCCACGACGATCGAGCGGGCCGCGGAGCGGAGCATGAGTGCCTTGACCGCAGCTTCGGGCAGGTTCGCGTTCGTCACGCCGTGCACGGGGTCGACGCCGTTGCAGCCGATGAACGCGAGGTCGACGTGCACCTCGTCGAGCATGGAGCTCGCGAGCGGATGCACGAGCGAGTGCTGCTTCGGGCGCAGCGTGCCGCCCGTGACCACGACGGTGAATCGCGGGATCTCGTCTTCGAGCTCGAGGGCGATCGAGAGACCGTTCGTGAACACGGTGAGATCTTCGAGGTCGGTGCGAGCGCGCAGCGCCCTGGCGATCTGCAGCGTCGTCGTGCCGACGTCGAGGATGATGCTCTGCCCACTGCGCACGAGCGAGGCGGCGTACTCGCCGATCTGCCGCTTCGGCTCGACGGATGCCGCGAGCGCCTCTTCGAAGCTCGGCTCGCGTTCGGGGCGCTCCGCCTCGAGCTGCGACGACACGGGCACCGCGCCGCCGTGGACGCGGCGGATGCCGCCCTGCCGTTCGAGTGCATCGAGGTCGGCCCTCGCGGTGACGGGAGTCACGCCGAAGGCGTCGCTGAGCTCGGCGACACGCACGAACCCGCGCTCTGCGACGAGGGCGAGGGCGAGCTCGCGCCGGCGCGGCGCGTCGAGCGCGACCCGCACATCGGCGCGAATGCGGGCCTCGCCGACCCTGATTCGCGCGACGTCGACGTATTCGTCTCCAGCCATACCGGCATTCTCCGGCCTCGCTGGCCGCTTTGCAATACGAAACCCAGTTGTTTGCGAAACGAAAGGCGCGTATCATCGCGGCGTGGCCGACCCGAACGAGACCGCCGACGCGGCATCCGTCCCCATCACCGACCCTCGCATCGAGGTGCGTCGCAGCACCCTGGCCGACGGCCGCGAGCTCATCTACTTCGACGACGCCGACACGACGCTGCCGCCCGAACGCGGCATCGACGAGCGAGCGCTCGATCCTCGACCCGCCACCGCGCACATGCGGCAGGATCCGCTCACCGGCGAATGGATCTCGATCGCCGCCGCCCGGCAGAACCGGGTGTTCCTGCCCCCTGCCGATCTCGATCCGCTCGCGCCGCAGCGCGAGGGCAACCCTTCAGAGATCCCGAGCGCGTACGACGTGGCCGTGTTCGAGAACCGTTCGCCGTCGTTCGGGCCCGAGCTCGCGGCCGACGGCACGGATGCCGCGAGCGCCGCCGCCCTCGCCGAGCTCCGCAGCGTCGGGCTCGAACGCACTCGCACGTCGATCGGCCGGTGCGAGGTCGTGTGCTTCAGCCCAGAGCACGAGGGCTCCTTCGGCACCCTCACGGTCTCGCGCGCCCGCACGGTGATCGAGGCATGGGCCCAGCGCACGGCCGCGCTGTCGGCGCTGCCCGGCGTCGAGCAGGTCTTCCCGTTCGAGAATCGCGGGAAGGAGATCGGCGTGACGCTCGGGCACCCCCACGGCCAGATCTACGCCTACCCCTATGTGACGCCGCGCACCCAGCGACTCCTCGACTCGGTCGAGGCCTACGGGCCGACGCTCTTCGCCGACCTCCTCGAGCGGGAGCGGAACGGGCCGCGAGTGCTCATCACGGGCGAGCACTGGACGGCGTTCGTGCCGTTCGCGGCACGCTGGCCCATCGAGGTGCACCTGCTCCCCCACCGTCACGTGCCCGACTTCGCGGCGACGAGCCTCGCCGAGCGCGACGAGCTCGCCGAGCTCTACCTGCGGCTGTTGCGCGGTGTCGACGCGCTCTACGACACGCCCACGCCGTACATCGCGGCGTGGCACCAGGCGCCCGTGCACGAGCGACGCGACGACGTGCGGCTCATGCTGCAGCTCACGAGCCCTCGCCGCGCCGCCGACAAGTTGAAGTACCTCGCCGGCTCGGAGGCCGCGATGGGGGCATGGATCGGGGATGTCACTCCTGAGTCGCAAGCTGAGGCGCTGCGCGCCGCAATCGGAAGGGTCCAGGTATGAGCGAGGTCGCCGAGGCGATGCACGGATTCGCCGAGTGGTTCGGACGCCCACCCATCGGCACGTGGTCAGCACCCGGCCGCGTCAACCTGATCGGCGAGCACACCGATTACAACGACGGGTTCGTATTCCCGTTCGCGATCGACCGGCGCACGGCGGTGGCCCTCGGCGATCGTGACGACCGCGTCCTCCGCGTCGCCTCGAGCTTCGCCGCCGAGCCCGTCGAGATCCACCTCGACGAGCTCGCGCCCGAGGCGCTGAGCGGTTGGGCGGCGTATCCCCTCGGCGTCGCCTGGGCCCTCGGCGAGTTCGGCGCCGACCTCGAGCACGTGCGCGGCGTAGACCTGTACCTGAGTTCTCGCGTGCCGGTCGGAGCTGGACTCTCCTCGTCGGCCGCGATCGAGTCTGCCGTCGCGCTCGCACTCGACGAGCACTGGGGTCTCGGGTTCGACCGGCCCACGCTCGCGAAGGTCGGCCAGCTCGCCGAGAATCGCGTCGTCGGCGCGCCGACGGGCATCATGGACCAGTCGGCGTCGCTCCTCGGCGAGGCCGACGCCGCCGTCTTCCTCGACTGCCGGAGCCTCGACGCCGACGTCATCCCGCTCGGGTTCGAGACCGACGGGCTCTCGCTCGTGGTCATCGACGTGCGCGTCGAGCACGCGCACGCCTCCGGCGGGTACGCGGCGCGGCGCGCCTCGTGCGAAGCCGGAGCGCGCGCGCTCGGGGCCGAGTCGCTGCGCGATGTCCATCCCGACGATCTCGCTCGCGCCGAGGTGCTGCTCGACGACGAGACGTTCCGCCGTGTTCGCCACGTCGTCACCGAGAACCAGCGTGTGCTCGACACCGTGCGCACCCTTCGGGAAGACGGCCCTGGCGCGATCGGGCCGTTGCTCGACGCCTCGCACGTCTCGATGCGCGACGACTTCGAGATCTCGGTGCCCGAGCTCGATCTCGCGGTCGAGACCGCGCAGGCACACGGCGCGATCGGCGCGCGCATGACGGGCGGCGGCTTCGGCGGCTCCGCGATCGCGCTCGTGATCGACGGGCTCGTGCCGGTCGTGACGCGTGAGGTGCTCGCCGCGTTCGCCGAGCGAGGCTATCGCGAGCCCGCCGTGTTCACCGTGCGCCCGAGCCAGGGTGCACGGCGCGACGCATAACGGCGGCGAGCAGTCAGGGGTCGCATCGGCACGCGCAGTCGTCGATGCAGCCGCGGCTCTCCCACTACCCATCGAGGCAGGTGCACTCGACTTCGAATAGGGCCACCGCCAGGTGTCGCGCGTGCCGGAGGCGTTCGGCGTTGTCGCGGAGTACGTCCTCGGGACCGGAATGACCTCGACCCCGTCTCGATCGAGGACGGCGATGCGCATCTCGGCGAGCGCCAAGATCTTTCCCAGCAGCAGAAGGTCGACCCGGCGTCGCGACGACTCGATGCGAGCCACCTGTGACTGGTCGAGGCCAAGCGCGACCCCGAGCTCCCGCTGGCTCAAATCGCATATCCGCCGCACGCGCATCACGATTCCAGGCACATCGATCTCGGCGGCATCGACGCGGTCGAGCCCCTGCCGTCTAACGCCGTGCTGCTCCCGCCGCATGCCGAGCTACCCTATGCCATCGCGCAGGGGCGCGGCCATGCTACGCGGAGCGACGTCACGCGGATGCCTCGGGCGCCGGCTCGACGGGGCGCGGCGCGCCGCCCGTGATGCGCACGAGCTCGTCGAAGGTCGTGGGGAACACCGTCTTCGCGTGGCCCGCGGCCGCCCACACGACGGGATACTCGGCGAGCTGCACATCGACGATCGTGCGCACCGGTGCCGGGTGACCGAGCGGTGCGACGCCGCCGATCACCTGCCCGGTGGCGTTCTTCACGGTCTCCTTCGACGCCCGTCGGATGACGCCACCGAGCTCCTCGCCGAGCCACTCGGTGTCGACGCGGTGCGATCCCGAGGTGAGCACGAGGATCGGCTCTTCGTCGATCGTGAACACGAGCGAGTTCGCGATCTGGCCGACCTCGACACCGAGTGCGTCGGCCGCGAGCTGCGCCGTCGTCACGGCGTCGTCGAACCAGAAGATCTCAGGGCTGAGGCCGTGGCCGGCGAGAGCTTCGGCGACACGGTCGACGGCGGGGTGGGAGGACTGGGCCATGCACCGATCCTACGATCGGGCGGAGACCGTCGGCGCGAAGGAATCACCCGCTAGAAGGCCATCCCGCCGCCCGATACGTAGATCGGATCCTCGCCGATCCTGATCGTGACGCGCCGTCGGCGCCGTCGCCCACATGACGCGAAGGGCGCCGCCCGAGGCATCCGTGAACACGAGTGAATAGGCACCCTGCGGCACGGAGTCGCGACGATCGAAGACGCGATTCTGGAGCTGGCGCGTGAGCACCGCCATCGTCGTGAATGCGGGCTTCGGAGCGAGCACGCCCGACTGCGAGGAGGGATTGCGCACGAGCCCGAAGTTGGCCTCGGGGTTCTGCGGGTCGTTCCAGTCGTCGAGCAGGTCGTACACCATGTAGGCGTCGACGCCTGGGGCTCGTGGACCGAAGGCGACGCCGGGCGCGCGGATGCGGATTCGCTCGCGACGAGAGCCAACGCGCCTCCGCCCGTGAGGAGCGCGACAACCGCGGCGACGGCCACGACGATGCGCTGATCGGAGCGCCGCGCTCCCGCCGCAGCACCTGGGATGCCCCGATGCGTTCGCGCTCGATTCGCCCCCATGCACTATCGTGCGAGCGTGACCCAGCCTTCCCTCGCCCGCCGCCTCGGACTCCGCGACGCCGTCGTGATCGGCCTCGCTGCGATGATCGGCGCCGGCGTCTTCGCCGCCTTCGCCCCTGCCGCGCACGCCGCCGGTGAAGGGCTTCTCGTCGGCCTCGCGATCGCCGCTTTCGTGGCGTTCGCGAATGCGAGCTCGACCGCCCAACTCGCGGCACGCTACCCCGAGTCGGGCGGCGCCTACCGCTACGGTCGCGAGCGGCTCGGCGAGTGGCCGGGATTCTTCGCGGGGTGGAGCTTCGTCATCGGCAAGACGGCGAGCTGCGCGGCCATGGCGATCACGTTCGCCGCGTACCTCGCTCCCCCAGGCTGGGAGCGGCCGCTCGCGGCGGCCGCGGTCATCGTGCTCGCGGCCGTCAACCTTCGCGGCATCACCCGCACGGCGCGCGTTGCCACGGTCATCGTGATCGGCGTGCTCGCCGTGCTCGTGCTCGTCGTCGTCGCCGGATCGACCTCCATGTTCCAAGGCGGCGCGCCGTTCGGCGCGGGTGATCTGCTCGCCGAGGGATGGCTCGGCATCCTGCAGTCCGCGGGGCTGCTGTTCTTCGCGTTCGCCGGCTACGCGCGCATCGCGACGCTCGGCGAGGAGGTGCGCGAACCGGCTCGCACGATCCCCCGTGCGATCGCGATCTCGCTCGGGATCACGGTCGTCGTGTACGCCGCGATCGGCACGGTCGCACTCGCCTCGCTCGGCGCCGACGGGCTCGCGGCATCCGGCGCCCCGCTCGTCGACGTCGTCGAGGCCAACGGCTGGAACTGGGCCGAGCCGCTCGTGCGCCTCGGCGCCGCGGCGGCGGCCCTCGGCGCGCTGCTCGCCCTCATCGCGGGCGTCGGTCGCACGAGTCTCGCGATGGCGCGCGACGGCGAGCTGCCACGCGCGCTCGCGGCGGTGCATCCGCGGTTCCGGGTCCCCTATATCGCCGAGATCGCGGTGGCCGTCGTCATCGTCGTCGTCGTGCTCGCGGTCGACCTGCGCGGCGCGATCGGCTTCTCGTCGTTCGGCGTGCTGCTCTACTACTTCATCGCCAACGCCGCGGCGATCACCCAGCCGCGCGCCGACCGCCGGGTGCCGCGCGCACTCTCGGTGGCGGGGGCCATCGGATGCCTCGTGCTCGTCGTCACCCTGCCGCTCGTGTCGATCGTCGCGGGTCTCGCTGTGCTCGCCGTCGGCGTGACGTATCGGCTCGTCTCGCGGGCCGTCCGCTCGCGACGCGGGGCCGAACCGAGCGGCCCCGTAGGCTGACGGGATGAGCGCCGACCCGTCTGCCCGCATCCTCACCCTCGCGGGCATCCAGGCCCCTGTCGTCGACGAGACCGCGTTCGTCGCGGCGGGCGCGGTCATCGTGGGCGATGTGCGCCTCGCCGCCGGGTCGAGCGTCTGGTACAACGCAGTGCTCCGCGCCGAAGCCGAGCGGATCACCCTCGGCGAGGACTCGAACCTGCAAGACGCCGTCGTCTGCCACGTCGACGCGGGATACCCGCTCACCGTCGGCCGTCGCGTCTCGGTCGGGCACGGCGCGGTGCTGCACGGCTGCACCGTCGAAGACGACTGCCTCATCGGCATGAGCGCAACGGTGCTGAACGGGGCCGTCATCGGCGCCGGCTCGCTCGTCGCGGCCGGCGCCGTGGTGCTCGAGGGAACGGTCGTGCCGCCCGGTTCGCTCGTGGCCGGTGTGCCCGCGAAGGTGCGGCGCGAGCTGAGCGACGACGAGCGGGCGGGTATTCGCCGGAACGCCGCCTCCTACCTGCGCCACGTCGACGAGCACACCGCTCCCGTCGACTGACGGCGGCTCGAGCCGCTCCCGGCCGAGCAGGCCCGGTCGCGGGCACCGTCGACTGGGCTCAGCTCAGGCCGATTCGGTGAGCGGCCGGCGGATTCGACGCACCCGGCGCAGAACCCATCGCGAGGGAATGGCCACGGCCATCGCGACGAAGCCGGCGAGCGAGCGGTCGTGGCCGCCCAGCATCCGCTTGCGCTCGAAGGCCCTGCGGAGCGCCCCGCCCTGCAGGTTGTGCCGGCGCGCACGGAGCGGAAGCTGCCCGTCGTCTCGCGCGGCGACGAGGTCGTCGAGCCGATCGGTCCAGTCGTCGTGCTCACCGTCGTGGAAGTAGTTGTCGGCGAGCCAGTCGGGGTCGGGATGCCGTCCGGCACCCGCGATGACGGCGTCGGCGCCGGCGAACAGGCCGCTTCCCTCGAAGACCGTGTTGATGAGCTTCGGTTCCACGCCGAACTCGTCGATGAGGAGCGCCGGCACGCCCGCCGCCACCGCCTCGAGGACCGCCGTCGAGCTCACGGTGACGAGTACGGCGGCCCGTTCGAGGTGCTCGTGCATCGGACCGTCGAGCACCAGGAGGTTCGGTGGGAGGGTGCCGCCGAGCTCATCGCGCACGGCCGGGTCGGCGAGGAGCTCGGCGAAGTCGAAGGTCTCGGCGTGCGTCTGCGCCTCGCCCGCCCGAGCCCGAACCTTCACGATGACGCGGCGCGCCGGGCGACGTCGCGCCGCGGCTGCAAGCCAGCCGAGGAGCTGCACGCGCTCTTCGCGGGTCGCGGGCACCTTCGCCTGGGCCGCGAAGACGAGGTCGGTGCGTTCCTGTGCGCTCGTGCCGCTCGAGTAGACGGTGTCGCTCGACTCCGCAGTGCCGTTCGAGTCGCTCCCCCCGCCGGCCGCCGTCATCACTGACGTGCGTGTCCTGAGGAACGGGAGCGTCGCGAGCCCGAGGGCGACCGGCACCTCGAGCTCCGTGGCATTGCCCGTGAA
The Agromyces albus DNA segment above includes these coding regions:
- a CDS encoding LLM class F420-dependent oxidoreductase, which encodes MRVGMFLNYAGGFREVADEVAELERAGLDLIAVPEAYSFDAVSQLGFLAARTSTITLASGIFQIYTRTPTLTAMTAAGLDYVSNGRFELGIGASGPQVIEGFHGVRYDAPLGRTREIIEICRMVWRREPVVHEGTRYQIPLPAGEGTGLGKPLKLINHPVRERIPITVASLGPKSVEQTAEIADGWLPMFFHPERAAQVWGDALAAGRARRSAELDPLDIVASPALAITDHPEAVLPLVKPQLALYVGGMGARGKNFYNDLIASFGFEAEAARIQDLYLDGRKDEAIAAVPDELVRAVSLIGPASHVAERVAAFAEAGVTSLTVTPLARTSAERVALMSGFRALVG
- a CDS encoding MarP family serine protease, which gives rise to MRTTAPVASAPSAVSKTDAAGWCSARARGATNGDVMGWSVVLDVVLVLVFIGALVNGYRSGILGTAAGLVGLIAGGIAAYFVMPWITGIVPVPEWRAPAAIIAALVLLSLGSWLGAVVGSALRHGARAVKLGVLDRVLGAIGNLLVTAFVVALVGSGVSAMGVPVLSPAVASSRVLQVLDDVTPAPARTLLAELRTAALGGAIPWLVDVLEAPRESPELPTGVIDDAELARAAASVVRITGPAFECGSSLSGSGFVVAENRIVTNAHVVAGVTEPIVEAPGQPAVEGRVVAFDPENDLALIAVEGLATPPLAIAQPAAGADVAVAGYPFGGPFELRPARVMSSGPVTINEGGSTSTRDIMTLAADVDHGNSGGPVLTLDGAVGGVVFAKADSVDNVGFAIPVTTLAPLAAEAPSLSAPVASGSCVPG
- a CDS encoding aldose 1-epimerase family protein; the encoded protein is MTLPTGEQFALETSTSSGEVRATITAVAAGIRSLSINGIDLVPEFAEDQSPPMGAGIVLVPWPNRIRDGRWSHEGEEHQLAITEPARNNAIHGLLRYTEYKPIARERDSVTLSATIYPQLGYPFLLGTAVHYELVADGLRVTHFVENLGAEPAPVAIGTHPYVKIGDVPTRDLTLRLDAASHIEVDERLLPTGEVPVDGTEWDFREGRPVGELSLDDAFGELASEDGQVLHTLTAPDGRSVSIWADDEFDYVQVFTTRQFPGEEGDIAIAVEPMTAPAEAFNSGRGLRWLDPGEEWQLSWGIRFEGFSAE
- a CDS encoding DeoR/GlpR family DNA-binding transcription regulator; amino-acid sequence: MAGDEYVDVARIRVGEARIRADVRVALDAPRRRELALALVAERGFVRVAELSDAFGVTPVTARADLDALERQGGIRRVHGGAVPVSSQLEAERPEREPSFEEALAASVEPKRQIGEYAASLVRSGQSIILDVGTTTLQIARALRARTDLEDLTVFTNGLSIALELEDEIPRFTVVVTGGTLRPKQHSLVHPLASSMLDEVHVDLAFIGCNGVDPVHGVTNANLPEAAVKALMLRSAARSIVVADGSKLGEVHLGRVAPIDAFDALVTDAWAPVALVAELEDAGLSVLARDPRVDP
- the galT gene encoding galactose-1-phosphate uridylyltransferase, translated to MTDPRIEVRRSTLADGRELIYFDDADTTLPPERGIDERALDPRPATAHMRQDPLTGEWISIAAARQNRVFLPPADLDPLAPQREGNPSEIPSAYDVAVFENRSPSFGPELAADGTDAASAAALAELRSVGLERTRTSIGRCEVVCFSPEHEGSFGTLTVSRARTVIEAWAQRTAALSALPGVEQVFPFENRGKEIGVTLGHPHGQIYAYPYVTPRTQRLLDSVEAYGPTLFADLLERERNGPRVLITGEHWTAFVPFAARWPIEVHLLPHRHVPDFAATSLAERDELAELYLRLLRGVDALYDTPTPYIAAWHQAPVHERRDDVRLMLQLTSPRRAADKLKYLAGSEAAMGAWIGDVTPESQAEALRAAIGRVQV
- the galK gene encoding galactokinase, whose protein sequence is MSEVAEAMHGFAEWFGRPPIGTWSAPGRVNLIGEHTDYNDGFVFPFAIDRRTAVALGDRDDRVLRVASSFAAEPVEIHLDELAPEALSGWAAYPLGVAWALGEFGADLEHVRGVDLYLSSRVPVGAGLSSSAAIESAVALALDEHWGLGFDRPTLAKVGQLAENRVVGAPTGIMDQSASLLGEADAAVFLDCRSLDADVIPLGFETDGLSLVVIDVRVEHAHASGGYAARRASCEAGARALGAESLRDVHPDDLARAEVLLDDETFRRVRHVVTENQRVLDTVRTLREDGPGAIGPLLDASHVSMRDDFEISVPELDLAVETAQAHGAIGARMTGGGFGGSAIALVIDGLVPVVTREVLAAFAERGYREPAVFTVRPSQGARRDA
- a CDS encoding YbaK/EbsC family protein, whose protein sequence is MAQSSHPAVDRVAEALAGHGLSPEIFWFDDAVTTAQLAADALGVEVGQIANSLVFTIDEEPILVLTSGSHRVDTEWLGEELGGVIRRASKETVKNATGQVIGGVAPLGHPAPVRTIVDVQLAEYPVVWAAAGHAKTVFPTTFDELVRITGGAPRPVEPAPEASA
- a CDS encoding APC family permease; the protein is MHYRASVTQPSLARRLGLRDAVVIGLAAMIGAGVFAAFAPAAHAAGEGLLVGLAIAAFVAFANASSTAQLAARYPESGGAYRYGRERLGEWPGFFAGWSFVIGKTASCAAMAITFAAYLAPPGWERPLAAAAVIVLAAVNLRGITRTARVATVIVIGVLAVLVLVVVAGSTSMFQGGAPFGAGDLLAEGWLGILQSAGLLFFAFAGYARIATLGEEVREPARTIPRAIAISLGITVVVYAAIGTVALASLGADGLAASGAPLVDVVEANGWNWAEPLVRLGAAAAALGALLALIAGVGRTSLAMARDGELPRALAAVHPRFRVPYIAEIAVAVVIVVVVLAVDLRGAIGFSSFGVLLYYFIANAAAITQPRADRRVPRALSVAGAIGCLVLVVTLPLVSIVAGLAVLAVGVTYRLVSRAVRSRRGAEPSGPVG
- a CDS encoding gamma carbonic anhydrase family protein gives rise to the protein MSADPSARILTLAGIQAPVVDETAFVAAGAVIVGDVRLAAGSSVWYNAVLRAEAERITLGEDSNLQDAVVCHVDAGYPLTVGRRVSVGHGAVLHGCTVEDDCLIGMSATVLNGAVIGAGSLVAAGAVVLEGTVVPPGSLVAGVPAKVRRELSDDERAGIRRNAASYLRHVDEHTAPVD